The Sphaerisporangium siamense genome includes the window CTCGGGGTGCGGCATCAGGCCGACGACGTTGCCGGCCTCGTTGGAGACGCCCGCGATGTCGTTGATCGAGCCGTTCGGGTTGCCGCCGAGGTAGCGGAAGACGACCTGGCCGCCGGCCTCCAGCGCGGCGACGGTGGCCTCGTCGGCGACGTACCGGCCCTCGCCGTGCTTGATCGGCAGCAGGATCTCCTGGCCGGAGGTGTAGCCGCCGGTCCAGGCGGTGGCGGCGTTCTCCACACGGATGCGCTGGTCGCGGCAGACGTAGTGCAGCCCCTGGTTGCGGGTGAGCGCGCCGGGCAGCAGGTGGGCCTCGCAGAGGATCTGGAAGCCGTTGCAGGTGCCGAGCACGGGAAGCCCCGCGCGGGCCGCGGGGATCAGTTCCTCCATCAGCGGCGCGAACCGGGAGATGGCCCCGCACCGCAGATAGTCGCCGTAGGAGAAACCGCCGGGCAGGAAGACGGCGTCCACGCCCCGCAGGTCGCGGTCGGCGTGCCACAGCGGCACCGCCTCGGCGCCCGCGTGCCGGACGGCTCTGGCGGCGTCCTGGTCGTCAAGAGTGCCCGGGAATGTGACCACGCCCACACGGGCAGCGCTCATGGTTTCGTACCCCTCCACATGCGAACGCCGCGCCGACGTCTCACACACAATCGGACGGCGGTCTCGCGGCGGTACATTCAGGCTACCTGCCGACCGGGACGGGGAGCACCGGGTTACGGACGTACGGCGCGTGCCGCGGACGGGGCGGGCGCCGTTTTCGGCCGTCGGCCGGGCGCGGGAGGAGGGGAAGCCGATGCGAGTCCTGTGGCGGGCGGGGCGGTCAGACGGCGGCCAGCTCGCGGTCGTGGCGGGCCAGGAAGTCCTCGTCCCAGTCCAGTTCCTTGCGCAGCAGGACGGTGGTGCCGCTGCCGGGGGTGATGTCGAAGAAGATCTCGTCGACCACCGACTGCATGATCAGGATGCCACGCCCGTGCTCGGCGTCGCCCGGGGGGTACTGCCGGGGGACGGCCCCGATGCCGAGGCCGTTGTCGACGACGCGCAGCTCGCAACGGCCCTGGCCGATGGCCGCGGTGACCTCGTAGCGCTTGGACGGCCCGCCGTGCCTGACGGCGTTGGCGCAGGCTTCGGAGGTCGCCAGGAGGACGTCGGACACGCAGTTCTCGCTGACGCCGATGCAGCGAAGGGTGTCCCCAAGCACCCGCCGGACCATCGGGATGCCTATGGCGTCCCGAGGCAAGGCCAACGAGAACTCAATATCCACCGGACCCCTCCGTGGTGCCGAAAGTCACGTTGGAGAGGTTTCCCCGATGAATCAGGGCTAACCGCAAAATCACGCTGTTGTTATTTACTGTTGGTCAGACGCTTGCTTTCTCGTCAGCCCAAAGTTACTTTTGCGGTGATTTGCGAAGCCTTGGCGACGCCCGCGCGGCGCTCCCTACGGCTCGACCCGCACAGCGTAGTCTTCGATCACCGTGTTGGCCAGCAGGGTTTCCGCCATCTTGCGGACATCCGAAAGCGCGGCCTCGTCGGCCGGCCCGTCCAGCTCGATCTCGAACCTCTTGCCCTGCCGCACCCCGGCGACCCCGGAGAAACCGAGACGGGGAAGCGCCCGGGCGATCGCCTGGCCCTGCGGATCGAGGATCTCCGGCTTGAGCATGACATCGACGATGACCCGTGCCACGTGTTCCTCCCTGTTCGTGTCCGGCCGCACCAGCCTAACGGTGGCGGCGCGGCCGTCCGTCCCCCGGGCGGCTCTCGATCACCTGCCGCGTGTGCGAAGGGGCGCATCGGGAACGGGAGAAGTGTGGATAAGACGGTGGTACCGCCTTGCGCAATGGCCTGTGAGGTCTGCCACGATGTCCCCAGGCGCATGCGTACCACCACCAGAAGGGACGCATGCGTGTCAACTGGCCGAACGTGGATGGCGACCCCATCGGCACGGCCCCGAACGCACAGGAGCGGCACGTGACATTCGACGCCTCTCATGGTGCCGAGGCACCGCCCGAACTCGTACAGCTGCTCACCCCCGAGGGCGAGCGCGTGCACCACCCCGTCTATGACATCGATCTCACCGCAGAAGAGGTGCGCGCGCTGTACCGCGACCTCGTGCTCGTACGACGCGTCGACATGGAGGCCGTGGCCCTGCAGAGACAGGGAGAACTGGGCATCTGGGCGTCCCTGCTCGGCCAGGAGGCCGCCCAGATCGGGTCGGGACGTGCCCTGACCGACGCCGACATGGCGTTCCCCACCTACCGCGAGCACGGCGTGGCGTGGTGCCGCGGCGTCGACCCGGTCAACCTGCTCGGGCTGTTCCGGGGCGTCAACCACGGCGGCTGGGACCCCGCGGAGCACAACTTCCACCTCTACACGATCGTCATCGGCAGCCAGACCCTGCACGCGGTCGGGTACGCGATGGGGATCCAGCGCGACGGCGCCGAGGCCGCGTCCATCGTCTACTTCGGCGACGGCGCGACCTCCCAGGGCGACGTCAACGAGGCGTTCATCTGGGCGTCGGTGTTCAACGCGCCGATCGTGTTCTTCTGCCAGAACAACCAGTGGGCCATCTCCGAGCCGCTGGAGAAGCAGTCGAGGATCCCCCTGTACCGGCGCGCCAGCGGTTTCGGCTTCCCCGGCGTCCGCGTGGACGGCAACGACGTGTTCGCCTGTCTCGCGGTCACCCGCCAGGCGCTCAAGAACGCCCGCGAAGGCCAGGGCCCCACCCTGGTCGAGGCGTTCACCTACCGCATGGGCGCCCACACCACCTCCGACGACCCGACACGGTACCGGGTCGCCGGTGAGCTGGAGGCGTGGAAGCTCAAGGACCCGATCGAGCGCGTGAAGGCCTACCTGTTCAAAAACCAGCTCGCGGACCAGGACTTCTTCGACAAGGTCGACGCCGAGGCCACGGACCTCGGCCGCGACGTGCGCAAACGTTGCCTGGAAATGCCCGATCCCCATCCCTTGGAAATGTTCGATCACGTGTATGCCGAGCCGCACTCCCTGCTGACAGAAGAGCGGGAGCAGTACGCCGCCTATCTCGCGACCTTCGAGGGAGGCGTGCGATGAGCACCCTCACCCTCGCCAAGGCGATCAACGAAGGGCTGCGCGCCGCCATGGAGGAGGACCCGAAGGTCCTCATCATGGGAGAGGACGTCGGCAAGCTCGGCGGAGTCTTCCGGGTGACCGACGGCCTCCAGAAGGACTTCGGCGAGAGCCGCGTCATCGACACCCCGCTGGCCGAGTCCGGGATCATCGGCACGGCCATCGGGCTGGCGCTGCGCGGCTACCGCCCGGTCTGCGAGATCCAGTTCGACGGCTTCGTCTTCCCCGCGGCCGACCAGATCATCACGCAGCTCGCCAAGATGCCCCTGCGCTCGCTCGGCAAGCTCAAGCTCCCCGTCGTCGTGCGCATCCCCTGCGGCGGCGGCATCGGCGCCGTCGAGCACCACAGCGAGTCCCCCGAGGCGTACTTCACCCACACCGGCGGCCTGCGCGTCGTCGCCTGCTCCAACCCCGCCGACGCCTACCACATGATCCGGCAGGCGATCCGGAGCGACGACCCGGTGATCTTCTTCGAGCCCAAGCGCCGCTACTGGGAGAAGGCCGAGGTCGACAAGAACGCCACGCCGCTGCCGTTCGACCGCGGCCAGATCGTGCGGCCGGGCACGGACGTCACCGTCCTCGCCTACGGGCCCATGGTGAAGACGTGCCTGGAGGTCGCGGCCGCCGCGGAGGAGGAGGGCCGCTCGCTGGAGGTCGTGGACCTGCGCACGCTGTCGCCGCTGGACACCGACCTCATCTACGAGTCGGTCAGGAGGACGGGACGCTGCGTGGTCGCCCACGAGGCGCCCGTCTACTCCGGCCTCGGCGCCGAGATCGCCGCCCGGGTCACCGAGGCGTGCTTCTACAGCCTGGAGGCGCCCGTGCTGCGGGTCGGCGGCTTCTCCACGCCGTACCCGCCGTCCCGGCTGGAGGACCACTACCTGCCCGACCTCGACCGCGTGCTCGACGCCGTCGACCGCGCCTTCGCCTTCTAGGAGAGGCCGTGCTTCGCGAGTTCAAGCTGCCCGACGTCGGCGAAGGCCTGACCGAGGCCGAGATCATCAAGTGGCACGTCTCGGCGGGCGACCCGGTGACGATCAACCAGACGATCGTCGAGATCGAGACCGCCAAGGCCGTCGTGGAGCTGCCCTGCCCCTTCGAGGGCGTGGTCGCCTCGCTGATGGCCGCCGAGGGCGAGACGGTGGACGTCGGCAAGCCGATCATCGCCGTCGACACCGGCGAGGGCGCGGACACCACGCGCGAGACCGCGCTGGCCGACGACATGGTGCCCGCGCCGCGGCCCGAGCCGGTCAAGGACAAGCCCGAGCGCCAGCCCGTGCTGGTCGGGTACGGCGTCAAGACCGGCCCCACCACCCGCCGTCCCCGCAAGGCCGCGGCGTCCGCGCCCGCGGCCGTCCCCGCCGCTCCGGCGTCCCCGCCGCCGGTCGAGGCCCCTCCGCCCCCCGCGCCCGCCGCAGGCAGGGTGGCCGTCCTGGCCAAGCCGCCCGTGCGCAAGCTCGCCAAGGACCTCGGGGTGAACCTGGCGGAGATCTCCGGGACCGGCCCGAACGGCTCCATCACCCGCGAGGACGTCCACGCGGCGGCGTCGCCGCAGGAGGCGGCCCCGGCCGCTGTGCCGGGCGTCCGCGAGGAGCGCATCGCGGTGAAGGGCGTGCGCAAGGCCACCGCGGCGGCGATGGTCGCCTCCGCCTTCACCGCGCCGCACGTCACCGAGTTCCTGCAGGTGGACGTCACCGCCACCATGGACGCCGTGCGCCGGCTGCGCCAGATGCCCGACTTCGCCGAGGTCAAGGTGTCGCCGCTGCTGCTCGTCGCCAAGGCGCTCCTGACGGCGGCCAGGCGCTACCCGCTGGTCAATTCGAGCTGGGCCGGCGAGGAGATCGTGGTCAAGCACTACGTGAACCTCGGCATCGCCGCCGCCACCCAGCGCGGCCTGATCGTCCCGAACATCAAGGACGCCCAGGCGCTGTCGCTTCCCGGCCTGGCCAGGGCGCTGGCCGCGCTGACCGAGGCCGCACGCGCCGGGAAGGCCCAGCCCGCCGACCTGACCGGCGGCACGATCACCATCACCAACGTCGGCGTCTTCGGCATCGACGCGGGAACGCCCATCATCAACCCCGGCGAGGCGGCGATCCTGGCGTTCGGCCAGATCCGCGACCTCCCCTGGGTGGTGGACGGCGAGATCGTCCCCCGCAAGGTCACCACCCTCGCCCTGTCCTTCGACCATCGAATCATCGACGGCGAACTCGGCTCCTACGTCCTGCGCGACGTGGGCGCCATGCTCGAAGACCCCTTGCGCATGCTCGCCTGGGGCTGACGCCCCGGCCTGTACCCGTGGCCCGGTGGGTGATCCACACCTGCCGGGCCACAGGGCCTAACAGGCCTTGGCGATGAAGGCGCGGGCGAGAGCGCGGACACGAACTTCTGGGACGTCACCGCGCAGAGCGTCGACGGCCATTCCGACTCCGGGCGACGAGCCCCGCCCGAAAAGCTCGCGGAGCAGGACGACTCCTTGGGCTGCGACGTATCCGACGCGCGGGTCCTCGCGCAGGGCGGCGAAGGTCGTGGCCACTTGGCCGGCGGGAATGGTCATCATGATGCGCAGGATGTCGCCCGCGTCTTTGTCGGCGAGGCGGTCCGGGCGGGTGGCGGCGTCCGCGAGACGGTCCCGGATCTTGAACGCCTTCGCGACCAGAAGGGCGGCCGGACCGGCCACATTCACGACGATCTCACGCGGGTCGCCCGGTTCAAGGCTTGTGACCCGCATAGGGGAGTGGTCGACGGCCGCGACCTCCAGCCCGGGAATCCAGCGTGCGGACATCGCGCCGTGCGGCGGCACCCTGGCGCTCCGTCTCCCGTTTCTTGGGGAGAGCGTCTCCGGGATGAGAAGGTCCAGTTCAACGGGGACGATCTGGTCGCCGATGACTTCAGAACGTTCCCATAGACCAGGCTCGTTCTCCTTCCTCAACGTGAAGCCCGCTGCTCGGAGGGTCTCGTCGAGCAGCGGGCGGTCGCCGAGGAGGAGCGGGTCGATGCTGAGGTCGCCATCGGAGGTGAAGGGAGCGTTCCGTACAGCGGCGTTCGGAGTGCGCAGGTAGACGGCCTGGGCGCCGACCACGGTGATCGCGTCGAGATGCCGCTCGAGTGCGGTGAGTCCGTCGAGGAGCACGCGTCGGGCCACCATGGTGAGCTGTCGCTGGTCGATACCTTGAGGAACCTTCGCCACTTGGATTTCCTCGCCTTGACGCGGGGGAGACAGGTGATCCTATGGCGACATGTTCTTCCCCAGGGCTGGAATGCCGGATGCGCGCCAAAGCTGTTGGTGCTCCAGCATGTGACGAAGAACGGCCTCACCTTCTGCGGGCATCCGGCCAGGTCCGGACAGACAGTCGAGGACCAGTTGGCTGAGCGCGACTTGGGGGAGGTCGTCGATCACACGCGTCCGCTCGAAGACGACCTCGTCGCGGGGTTCCAGTAGCAGCACGTCGGCCCCCTCTGCCACGGGGAGCAACCCGAGGATGTCGCCCAAGGTCTCCGCGTCCGGCACGGCGGCGGGGAGGTAGAGCATCAACTGGCCACCGACGGCCACGGGGGCGACCAGACGTGCGGCGTGGGAGCCGGTCACGACCAAGCGCCTTTCCCTGGGCCAGGAACCCTGGAGATCACGCAGCGCCGCCCAGACCTGGGCGGTGCCGTTGGGGGCGAGCATGCCGACATAGCGGTTCTGACGGAGGAGGTTCAGCGTCTCGGCACGCGCGCGCAATAGGCCGGGCCAGTCCACATCGGTGATGACGCGTCCGTCTCGTCGGATCAGGAGGTGATCTTCAAGAGCGTCCAGGAGGCGGGAGACGTACGGAAGGCTGAGGCCGGCGGCTTCGGCGAGTTCCCCCGCACGGTACGGCGGCGCGGCGTCTACCAGCAGCCGCACGAGCCGACCGGCCTTCGGACCGGCCAACGTCGCCTTCGCTCGGGGTACGGCCGCCCCGCGGGGTGCCCGTGTCCGCCCTTGGGTGTAGATCGCGACGGCCGGCCGGGGAACGCGCAGGGAGATGTTGCCGGTCAGGTCGAGGTAGTTGACGCCATGCTCGCGGAGCATTCCCTGAGTACGTGGAGAGATCCAGGGAGCCATGACGAGCACGTGCGTGAAGGCACTGACCTGGCGGACGAGGGCGAACTTGGGCAACACGATCTCTTCCACGGTACGAGGGGAGACGTCGCTCCTCAGGTCGGTCAGCAATTCGGCGTAGGTGCCGTCGTCGGACCTCAGTTCCACAAGGGCATCGAGAGCGCCGCTCTGACGATTCCCAGGTGCGGACACCACCGCTCCCTCACGAACCCGTCGCTCAACGTGCCAGGTCGGCCCGAGAAGGTCACGAAGTGCTTGCAACCCCTGCTCGAGCAGTACGTCGCGGGACGGTTCACGCCTCTCCATTTTCCTAGGATGGCATCGGCCGCCGTGTCATCCAAGAAAACTTGCCTTGATTCCCAACTTTTCTGAATCAGGCAACTGGGCTAACGAGGCAACTATGTGCCAACGTACCGGTTGCGCGGGGCGGACAAGCCCTGGTGAGAGGCAAGTCGGCGCCCTGCCCCGGAAGCATCTCTGGTCGGCGAGGTGATCGATCGGCCGGAGTGATGACGTGATGGTCGATCAATTGAGAGAGGTCGTACGCTGGCGGCGCAGGCCAGATAAGGAGTGATCATGTTTCGGCACATCGTGCTGTTGAGCTGGGTCGAGGGCGCCACCGAAGCGCAGAAGGCCGCCGTCGAGGCCGGGCTGAAGGGGCTTCCGGGGGTGATCCCCGAGTTGCGGAGGTACGAGATCGGGCCGGACGCCGGGGTCAACGAGGGCAACCACGACTTCGCGGTGGTGGCCGACTTCGACTCCGAGGAGGACTACCTCGTCTACCGCGACCATCCCACGCACCAGGCCGTGATCGCCGACGCCATCAAGCCGATCCTGGCCGGTCGCGCCGCGGTGCAGTACCGGCTCTGAGCGCACGGCGAGGGCGGCGCTCCCGGGGGAAGCGCCGCTTTCCCGGGGCTCAGATCGCCGGGGGGTTCTGCTCGTGGTCCAGGAGGTCGTTCTCGGAGGTGCGCCCGCGCCGGGACATGAAGAAGAAGCTCAGCAGCAGGCCGAGGGCGCCCACCACCATGAAGATCACGCCGATGACGTCGATGTGCACGCTCTCGCCGAGCACGTCCGGATCGATCGCGAACTTGAGGATCGCACCGATGGTCATGAGGAAAAGGCTGACCCCGATGCCCATGGAGACCTCCGGAGCTCGATGTTGTCGGTAAAGAGCGCTTCGCGGCAGGGTCATACCCACCCACAGCCACTCGATCACCGATTCAGCCGGACAGGCGTAGATATCGGCGTACCGCCAGCGGCAGGAACACCACGATCAGCAGGCGAGGCCGAACGGCTGCTGTCGCGGCACGCGTGGGGCGACGAGGACGCACGCGCGCGGTGGCAGGCCGCCCACGCCGCCTACGTCGGCGACCTGCTCGCCACCGGCCGCTATCCCTATCTCGGCCGCGTCGTCGTCGAGGCCGAGCACCCCCCGATCGAGTCGAGCTTCGCCTTCGGCCTGGACATCCTTCTCGACGGCATCGCCGCCCGCCTCGCGCGGTGACGCGCCCGGACACGCCGGCGGGGAAGGCGGTCCGCCCCGCCTTCCCCGCCGGCCCCGGGATCTCCGGTCAGAACGCGTCCTCCGGAAGCTCCATGAGGCTCTGGTCGGTGGCCGCCAGCGTGCGGCGCTCGGCGCCGAGGCGCGGGAGCACCGTGTGGGCGAAGAACGAGGCCGCGCCCACCTTGCCCTGGTAGAACGCCTTGTCCCGGTCGGAGTCGCCGAGCGCGGCGAGCGCCACCTCGGCCTGGCGGAGCAGGAGCCAGCCGATCACCAGGTCACCGAGGGCCAGCAGGAAACGGGTCGTGTTGAGCCCGACCCTGTAGACCTCCTCGGGCGACTCCAGCGACGCGATCGCCCATCCGGCCATGGTGTCGGCCATCGCCTTGACGTCGTCGGCGGCCGCGTCCAGCAGCCCGCGCTCCTCCTTGAGCCTGCCGTTGCCGGCCTCGGAGGCGGCGAACCGCTTGACGTCCCCGACCAGCGTGCCGAGCGCGGCGCCCTGGTTGCGCAGCACCTTGCGGAAGAACAGGTCCTGCCCCTGGATCGCCGTCGTGCCCTCGTACAGCGAGTCGATCTTGGCGTCCCTGATGTACTGCTCGATCGGATAGTCCTGCAGGTAGCCGGAGCCGCCGAGCGTCTGCAGCGAGCGGGCGAGCATCTCGTACGACCGCTCGGATCCGACGCCCTTGACCAGCGGCAGCAGCAGGTCGTTCATCGCCTCGGCGTCGGCGTCCCGGGCGCCCTGATGCGTCGCGATCTGCACGGCGTCCTGGAAGGTGGCCGTGTAGAGGACGAGCGCGCGCATGCCCTCGGCGTACGCCTTCTGCAGCATCAGCTCGCGGCGGACGTCCGGGTGGTGGGTGATGGTCACCCGCGGGGCGGACTTGTCGGCCATCGTGGTCAGGTCGGCGCCCTGCACCCGCTGCTTGGCGTAGGCCAGGGCGTTGAGGTAGCCGGTGGACAGGGTGGCGATCGCCTTGGTGCCGACCATCATGCGGGCGTGCTCGATGATCATGAACATCTGCTTGATGCCCTGGTGGACGTCGCCGACCAGGGTGCCGACGGCCGGGTGCTTCTCGCCGAAGGTCAGCTCGCAGGTCGTGGACGCCTTCAGGCCCATCTTGTGCTCGACGTTGGTCACGTAGACGCCGTTGCGCGGGCCCAGCTCGCCGGTCTCGACGTCCACGAGGTACTTGGGCACGAGGAACATCGACAGGCCCTTGGTGCCGGGGCCCGCGCCCTCGGGGCGGGCGAGCACGAGGTGGAAGATGTTCTCGGTCATGTCGTGCTCGGCGCTGGTGATGAACCGCTTGACGCCCTCGATGTGCCAGGTGCCGTCCGGCTGCTCCACGGCGCGGGTCCGGCCGGCGCCGACGTCGGAGCCCGCGTCGGGCTCGGTCAGCACCATCGTGGCGCCCCACTGCCGCTCGATGGCCAGCGCGGCGAAGCGCCGCTGCTCCTCGGTGCCGATGACGTCCAGCACGTGGGCGAAGGCCGGGCCGCTGGAGTACATCCAGATGGCGGGGTTGGCGCCGAGGACCATCTCGGCCACCGCCCAGGCCACCGACCGGGGGAGTCCGGGGCCGCCGAGCTCCTCGGGCAGGTCCAGGTTGGTCCACCCGGCGTCGCGGAAGGTCTCGAAGGACTTCCTGAAGCGGGGCGGCATGGTCACCGACCCGGTGGCGGGGTCGAACACCGGGGGATTGCGGTCGCCCTCCTCGAAGGAGTCGGCCAGCGCGCCGGTGGCCAGCCGGTTCACCTCGTCGAGAACGCTGCGCACGGTGTCCTCGTCGATCTCGGCGAACCTCCCGGCGCCGAGGATCTCACGCCGGCCGAACACCTCGAAGAGGTTGAACTCCAGATCCCGGACATTGCTCTTGTAGTGGCCCATGGCTGCGTCACTCCTCGAACCGGCATGGCGGCGTCAGAAACGTACTCGTCAGTAACCTTACCTCCTATGCTACCCGCGAGTAACCCCTAAGAACCTGGATGAACCCGCTCTTCGTGACGTGTGCGGGGCCACGACGGTGCCATGGCGCGCCGTGATGTTTGCTAGCTTCTCCGAGTGAGGCTCCGGACCCCGGGCCTCCCGGACGAGGAGCGCGCCGTACCCGGCCCAGCGAAGACGACGCGCGACACATCATGGATCAGATCATTCAGATCGCCGGGGCCGTCGCCGTCCTGGCCGCCTTCGTCCTCGCGCAGTTCCAGGTGCTACGGCCCCGCTCCGTCACCTATCTCGCGCTGAACCTCGCCGGCTCCGCCGTGCTCGCCGTCATCGCCCTGGCGGGCCGCGACTGGGGCTTCGTCCTGCTCGAAGGGGTGTGGGCCCTGGTGTCGGGCGCCGGGCTCATCCGCGTCCTGACCGGCGCGAACAAGGACGGGAGGGATGCGGGGAAACCGGTTTGACGCTTTCACCGGTGTTCCGCTTAGCTGACCCGCATGATTGGCATACACACCGTGACGTTCGACTGCGCCGAGCCGTACCAGCTCGCCGAATGGTGGCAGCAGGCCCTCGGGTGGTCCGTCGAGGACGGCGTCGGCAAGGACGACGACGAGGTCATGCTCGAAGGGCCGCACGAGCCGTACCTGCTGTTCATCCGCGTCCCCGAGGACAAGGCCGTCAAGAACCGCCTGCACATCGACGTGCGGCCCGAAGGGGACGGCACACGGGACGAGGAGGTCGAACGGCTGCTCGCCCTCGGCGCCACCGTGCACGAGGACCACCGGTACTCCGACGGCACCGGCTGGGTCACCATGCTCGACCCGGAGGGCAACGAGTTCTGCGTGTGCCGGGGTGAGGCCGAGCGCGCGGCGATGGGAGACTGACGGCCCCTGGTGCCCGAGGGGCGCGGCGCGGGGGCCGGAGCCCCCGCCGGCCGGGTCAGCGGGCCGAGTTCGCCCTCCCCTTCATCGACATCGTGACGATGCCCGAGATCAGGTAGACCAGGGCGCCGCCCCACAGCGCGCCCAAGGCGGCGCCGAAGACGCCCTCCTGGTCGAAGATGAGCTGGATCGGGTACATCAGGACGGCCGCGCCGACGCCCGGGTACAGCGAGAACCTCCACGGGTGCCGCAGCGACCAGACCCGGGCCTGGCGGGTCACCCGGTCGCCGACGTTGGGCTTGCCGACGGCGCCGATGGACGCCACCAGCGCGAACAGGCTGATGCCCAGGCACAGGGCCCAGGTGAGGTCGGCGTCCCCCGGCAGGATGACGCCCATCGTGAAGCTGATCGCCGCGCTCGCCACACCGGTGATCGCGGCGGCCTTCCAAGGCGCGCCGCGCAGGGCCGCGCCGGCGAGCGACATCTCGTCGCGCCGAGTCAGTTCGTTCATGACACCAAGACTGCCCTCCGTGGCCCCGCGAGCACATCGGGGTACAACCCTGATTTACCCCTAGCGCCCGGTCCTGCCCGCCGACGTCGCGTACGGCCCCGATACGCCGGTCCGTGGCGGAGGATGCCGTGTCGGTACGCTTCCGAGCATGTCCGTAACCTTTCGTCAGGCGCGCCCGGCGGACGTCCCCCTGATCGTCGCGATGCTCGCCGACGACCCCATCGCGGCGGCGCGCGAAGGCGACCCGTCGGACGAGGTCTACCTGACCGCGTTCGCGGCCGTCGACGCCGACCCCCGCCAGGAGCTGATCGTCGCCGAGCGGAACGGCGAGGTGGTCGGCACGATGCAGATCACCTACATCCCCGGACTGTCCCGCAGGGGCGGCGAGCGCGCGCTGGTCGAGGCGGTGCGGGTCGCCGCGCCCGAGCGGGGCCGCGGCCTCGGCCGCGCGATGATGCGGTGGGCCATCGACAGGGCACGGGAGCGCGGCTGCCGCATGGTGCAGCTCACCAGCGACAAGGACCGCGCCGAGGCCCACCGCTTCTACGGCTCGCTCGGCTTCGTCGACTCGCACGTGGGCTTCAAGCTCGCCCTCTGACGCCCCTAGGGGACGGGCCCGATCTCGACCAGGTTGTCGTGGTAGACGGCGCCCCTGCCCATGTCGGCGTCCCGTTCGTCCACGAGCACGTTGACGTTCACGCCGCCCGGGCTCAGCTTCGGCCAGCTCCCCTTCGGCGCCGCGACGACGCCCGGCGCCACCCGGTCGCTGACCTGGAGCTCGGCCGTCATCTCGCCGTTGCCGTTGAACACCCGCACGGGCTGCCCGTCGCTCAGGCCGCGGTCGGCCGCGTCCTTGGCGTTCACCAGCACCTTCGGCGCGCCGGCGCGGCGGGCCAGCTCGGGGTTGTTGCCGAACACCGTGTTGAGGAACACATGGGGCGCCGGGGTGATCAGGGCCAGCTTGTACGGGCCGTCCGCACGGGCCGTGGCCGGCGGGACGTACCCCTTGCCCTCGGGGACGAACCGGAGCCGGCGCGAGGGGGTGGGGAAGCCTCCGGCGAAGGGGACGAACGGGTCGGGGTAGTTCAGGCGCGCCCAGCCCTCGGCGCGCAGCCGCTCCAGCGTGACGCCGGCCAGCGCGGGGTGGTCGGCAGACAGCAGCTCCTCGGCGATCTCCAGGTCCGAGGCGTGCAGCGAGGGCTCGGTCAGGCCCATGGCGCGGGCGACCCGCCGGAACGTCTCGGTGGTGGACGCGCACTCCCCGGCGGGCGGCACCGCGGGCTCGTTCCACATCAGGTACATGTGGCCGTACCCGGCGTGCAGGTCGGCGTGCTCGAACTGCATCGTGGCGGGCAGCACGATGTCGGCGTAGTCCACGGTGTCGGTGGGGAACTGCTCCATCACGACCGTGAACAGGTCCTCCCTGAGCAGGCCCGCGCGGACGCGGTTCTGGTCTGAGGTGCTGCCCATGGGGTTGGCGGCGTAGACCCACAGGCACTTGACCGGCCTGCGCGTGTCGGCGAGGCCCTCGGCGAGGCGCGTCATCGTCAGCGTGCGCGCGGGCTTCGGCCGCAGGTGGAGCCGCTGGTCCACGCGCAGCGGGACGTGGGCGCTGGTGGAGTAGGCCACGCCGCCGCCGGGGTGCCTCCAGTCGCCGGTGACGCCGGGGATGCAGGCGATCGTGCGCATGGCGGTGCCGCCGCCCTGGTGGCGCTGGACGCCCATCGTGGCCCGGATCCCGGTGGGCCGGGTGTGGGCGAGGCGGACGCCGAGCGCGCGGATGGCCTTCTCGGGGATCCCGGTGATC containing:
- a CDS encoding TetR/AcrR family transcriptional regulator C-terminal domain-containing protein produces the protein MLSVKSASRQGHTHPQPLDHRFSRTGVDIGVPPAAGTPRSAGEAERLLSRHAWGDEDARARWQAAHAAYVGDLLATGRYPYLGRVVVEAEHPPIESSFAFGLDILLDGIAARLAR
- a CDS encoding GNAT family N-acetyltransferase; the encoded protein is MSVTFRQARPADVPLIVAMLADDPIAAAREGDPSDEVYLTAFAAVDADPRQELIVAERNGEVVGTMQITYIPGLSRRGGERALVEAVRVAAPERGRGLGRAMMRWAIDRARERGCRMVQLTSDKDRAEAHRFYGSLGFVDSHVGFKLAL
- a CDS encoding helix-turn-helix domain-containing protein — its product is MERREPSRDVLLEQGLQALRDLLGPTWHVERRVREGAVVSAPGNRQSGALDALVELRSDDGTYAELLTDLRSDVSPRTVEEIVLPKFALVRQVSAFTHVLVMAPWISPRTQGMLREHGVNYLDLTGNISLRVPRPAVAIYTQGRTRAPRGAAVPRAKATLAGPKAGRLVRLLVDAAPPYRAGELAEAAGLSLPYVSRLLDALEDHLLIRRDGRVITDVDWPGLLRARAETLNLLRQNRYVGMLAPNGTAQVWAALRDLQGSWPRERRLVVTGSHAARLVAPVAVGGQLMLYLPAAVPDAETLGDILGLLPVAEGADVLLLEPRDEVVFERTRVIDDLPQVALSQLVLDCLSGPGRMPAEGEAVLRHMLEHQQLWRASGIPALGKNMSP
- a CDS encoding CBU_0592 family membrane protein; protein product: MDQIIQIAGAVAVLAAFVLAQFQVLRPRSVTYLALNLAGSAVLAVIALAGRDWGFVLLEGVWALVSGAGLIRVLTGANKDGRDAGKPV
- a CDS encoding acyl-CoA dehydrogenase, yielding MGHYKSNVRDLEFNLFEVFGRREILGAGRFAEIDEDTVRSVLDEVNRLATGALADSFEEGDRNPPVFDPATGSVTMPPRFRKSFETFRDAGWTNLDLPEELGGPGLPRSVAWAVAEMVLGANPAIWMYSSGPAFAHVLDVIGTEEQRRFAALAIERQWGATMVLTEPDAGSDVGAGRTRAVEQPDGTWHIEGVKRFITSAEHDMTENIFHLVLARPEGAGPGTKGLSMFLVPKYLVDVETGELGPRNGVYVTNVEHKMGLKASTTCELTFGEKHPAVGTLVGDVHQGIKQMFMIIEHARMMVGTKAIATLSTGYLNALAYAKQRVQGADLTTMADKSAPRVTITHHPDVRRELMLQKAYAEGMRALVLYTATFQDAVQIATHQGARDADAEAMNDLLLPLVKGVGSERSYEMLARSLQTLGGSGYLQDYPIEQYIRDAKIDSLYEGTTAIQGQDLFFRKVLRNQGAALGTLVGDVKRFAASEAGNGRLKEERGLLDAAADDVKAMADTMAGWAIASLESPEEVYRVGLNTTRFLLALGDLVIGWLLLRQAEVALAALGDSDRDKAFYQGKVGAASFFAHTVLPRLGAERRTLAATDQSLMELPEDAF
- a CDS encoding Dabb family protein; the encoded protein is MFRHIVLLSWVEGATEAQKAAVEAGLKGLPGVIPELRRYEIGPDAGVNEGNHDFAVVADFDSEEDYLVYRDHPTHQAVIADAIKPILAGRAAVQYRL
- a CDS encoding VOC family protein, yielding MIGIHTVTFDCAEPYQLAEWWQQALGWSVEDGVGKDDDEVMLEGPHEPYLLFIRVPEDKAVKNRLHIDVRPEGDGTRDEEVERLLALGATVHEDHRYSDGTGWVTMLDPEGNEFCVCRGEAERAAMGD